In Anseongella ginsenosidimutans, one genomic interval encodes:
- a CDS encoding DNA alkylation repair protein, translating to MDMKLSSQAENILAQINTKTKLGDLRKIAKDIKKDHELALELWSTGKFLPRQLAILIMDNKLLSQDLINKLNNDMQTHPFNERNQLMDWLMANQLTKDKKTTTLIQSWKNSSSSLQRRIYWYYQARLRWTGQTPPENTPDLLSAIETNIAMEEPEVQWAMNFTAGWIGVYEKKYRNRCVALGEKTGLYKGEMVSKGCTPNYLPEFIAIESNKRNI from the coding sequence ATGGATATGAAACTCTCTTCACAAGCTGAAAACATCTTGGCTCAAATCAATACTAAAACTAAGTTAGGGGACTTACGGAAAATTGCGAAGGATATCAAAAAGGACCACGAACTGGCGCTGGAACTATGGTCAACCGGGAAGTTTTTGCCCAGGCAATTGGCCATCTTGATTATGGACAACAAGCTTCTTTCACAAGATTTGATCAATAAGCTTAATAACGATATGCAGACTCATCCATTTAATGAGCGAAATCAGCTGATGGATTGGCTAATGGCCAATCAGCTTACGAAGGACAAAAAGACAACTACATTGATTCAATCTTGGAAAAATAGTTCTTCTTCCCTTCAAAGGCGCATTTATTGGTACTATCAGGCAAGATTAAGATGGACGGGGCAGACACCCCCGGAAAATACTCCCGACTTACTTTCGGCAATTGAGACCAATATCGCCATGGAAGAGCCTGAAGTTCAATGGGCCATGAATTTCACTGCGGGCTGGATTGGAGTTTACGAAAAAAAGTATCGAAACCGGTGTGTCGCTCTTGGCGAGAAAACAGGTCTTTATAAAGGTGAAATGGTATCAAAAGGCTGTACTCCCAATTATCTGCCAGAGTTCATTGCGATAGAAAGCAACAAACGAAATATATAA